In the Streptomyces collinus Tu 365 genome, one interval contains:
- a CDS encoding DUF3710 domain-containing protein, translated as MQAKAIIDKHTIPPTPDFWKKRNKSAASKAVTPRGNNPRSQGPWDYSEVDQPVEGRLDFGGLILPIVDNMEIRVDVAGNAIISATVVLRDSAIHLQAFAAPKSEGIWDAVREEIGTGIVQQGGIIDEVEGPLGWELQAQVQVQLPDGSDGFQIVRFVGVDGPRWFLRGVISGKAALHPHAASEVEQVFRDTVVVRGQDPMAPRDPILLRLSEGMEINSPSQEPENGAAAS; from the coding sequence ATGCAAGCCAAAGCCATCATCGACAAGCATACAATTCCACCGACTCCTGATTTTTGGAAAAAACGGAACAAAAGCGCTGCATCGAAAGCTGTCACCCCTAGAGGAAATAACCCAAGATCACAAGGTCCATGGGACTACTCGGAAGTCGACCAACCAGTCGAAGGTCGGCTAGACTTCGGCGGTCTAATACTGCCGATTGTGGATAATATGGAGATACGGGTCGATGTCGCGGGCAACGCGATCATCTCGGCGACCGTAGTGCTCCGCGACAGCGCCATCCACTTGCAAGCCTTCGCTGCGCCAAAAAGCGAAGGGATTTGGGACGCGGTACGCGAGGAGATCGGCACCGGAATTGTCCAGCAGGGCGGCATCATCGACGAAGTCGAGGGGCCATTGGGATGGGAGCTGCAGGCCCAAGTGCAGGTGCAGCTGCCGGACGGCTCTGATGGCTTCCAGATCGTGCGCTTCGTAGGCGTCGACGGTCCGCGTTGGTTCCTGCGCGGTGTGATCTCGGGGAAGGCCGCACTTCATCCGCACGCGGCCAGCGAGGTGGAGCAGGTTTTTCGGGACACAGTCGTGGTCCGTGGCCAGGACCCGATGGCGCCCCGCGACCCCATCCTTCTCAGGCTGTCAGAGGGCATGGAAATAAACTCGCCTTCCCAAGAGCCCGAGAACGGCGCTGCAGCGTCATGA